A genomic window from Lotus japonicus ecotype B-129 chromosome 1, LjGifu_v1.2 includes:
- the LOC130729605 gene encoding uncharacterized protein LOC130729605: protein MSNIQIASVSKFRYQRLKHEGGYEIERDRVLIQRPKSWFRFRFRRIQIRRRFRLKIPSLKRLWRKRVRLVSSMRLSYAKVLKRFKDNKVHFGDLFAGNYLFMQVNPSSLKYLEKEFSISKIA, encoded by the coding sequence ATGTCTAACATCCAGATTGCATCAGTGAGCAAGTTTCGTTACCAAAGGCTCAAACATGAAGGTGggtatgaaattgagagggacAGAGTACTGATTCAGAGACCAAAGAGCTGGTTCAGGTTCAGGTTCAGAAGGATTCAAATTAGGAGGAGGTTCAGGCTGAAAATTCCAAGCTTGAAAAGACTCTGGAGGAAAAGGGTCAGGCTAGTCTCTTCCATGAGACTTTCATATGCCAAAGTGTTGAAAAGGTTCAAGGATAACAAGGTTCATTTTGGTGATCTTTTTGCTGGGAACTACTTGTTCATGCAAGTCAATCCTTCATCACTCAAGTACCTTGAAAAAGAGTTCTCTATTTCAAAAATTGCTTAG
- the LOC130729604 gene encoding cytochrome P450 724B1-like, translated as MFILQNEGKLFPADYPKVMHKILGKFALLLVAGDLHKKIRNPIVNIVNASKSDSKFLHCVEKLALSKIVSWQLNCNKQVAFYIEAKRFSMNVMLKHLLDIDPDEPLASKILENFENYIKGFVSLPLNIPGTAYSKALQARIRLSSIIKDIIMERRNKGNINVGPMEGGDLLNVILSKQNLCDEEMVSIVLDLLFGGYETTAKLLSLIVYFLVGVPDALARLKDEHQVIRKSKKERELLNWEDYKQMEFTQNVINEASRCGNVVKFLHRKAVQDVKFKEFVIPAEWKVLPVLSAGHLDPTLYENPQEFNPSRWNDKTSKKVAAFGGGPRLCPAADLAKVEIAFFLHHLVLNYRWKMNTDDHPIAFPYVEFTGGLILDLEPTNPTFGEHP; from the exons ATGTTCATTCTTCAGAATGAAGGGAAGTTATTCCCCGCTGATTACCCCAAGGTAATGCATAAAATCTTGGGGAAGTTCGCTTTGCTTCTTGTCGCTGGAGACCTTCACAAGAAGATAAGAAACCCCATTGTCAATATTGTGAATGCATCAAAATCCGACTCCAAGTTCCTTCACTGTGTAGAAAAGCTTGCactatcaaagattgtttcttGGCAGCTAAACTGTAACAAACAAGTTGCTTTCTACATAGAAGCTAAAAGG TTTTCAATGAATGTTATGTTGAAGCACCTTCTAGACATTGATCCAGATGAGCCACTGGCCTCCAAGATTTTGGAAAACTTTGAGAACTATATCAAGGGCTTTGTTTCGTTGCCTTTAAATATTCCTGGGACTGCATATTCCAAAGCTCTTCAG GCAAGAATAAGACTCTCATCAATTATCAAAGATATTATCATGGAGAGGAGGAATAAAGGTAATATCAATGTGGGCCCTATGGAAGGAGGGGACCTGTTGAATGTGATTTTGTCAAAGCAGAATCTATGTGATGAAGAGATGGTGAGCATTGTGTTGGACCTCTTGTTTGGAGGTTATGAGACAACTGCAAAACTTTTATCCTTGATTGTCTATTTCCTAGTGGGAGTCCCTGATGCTTTAGCAAGGTTAAAG GATGAACACCAGGTGATAAGGAAAAGCAAAAAGGAGAGAGAACTATTGAACTGGGAAGACTATAAGCAGATGGAGTTCACTCAAAAT gtGATAAATGAAGCTTCCAGATGTGGGAATGTAGTCAAATTTCTACACAGGAAAGCTGTTCAAGATGTCAAATTCAAAg AGTTTGTGATACCCGCCGAGTGGAAGGTTCTTCCTGTCTTGTCAGCTGGACATTTGGATCCCACACTTTATGAAAATCCTCAGGAGTTCAATCCCTCCCGTTGGAAT GACAAGACAAGCAAGAAAGTGGCAGCATTTGGTGGTGGTCCACGACTTTGTCCAGCGGCTGATCTAGCTAAAGTGGAGATAGCATTCTTCCTTCATCATCTTGTCCTGAATTATAG GTGGAAAATGAACACAGATGACCACCCAATTGCTTTCCCTTACGTGGAGTTCACCGGAGGGCTGATATTGGATCTTGAACCCACAAACCCTACTTTTGGGGAGCACCCTTGA